One genomic segment of Drosophila melanogaster chromosome 3R includes these proteins:
- the CG14395 gene encoding uncharacterized protein, isoform D, whose product MVTCKVDSQTAVAVPKMNSVRTRGKPPAAGSNSNSNSSGFRLLDGDQLENNSSVSRNSIYKLKIDLMFDDSRSMRSSRLDDPRGSHRTRSIIMYGRSELASTSGDTPRSLSSFLQDNQQGMGQGQGQTAKVLAEAAKKDVQRISNSVQAQIEQMFTDVAKDATSSFDVTCLGSLPLKDKVTSLQGLQEPLRQLYLSEVTKKKLNSGSLDICATGLRVKISALAISNGAAAPEENEALITPFHNIAVWSAVKFVISDDDGGAAFLPLITDPENIDKTALFQPLSSSEQLAVEHSIHVHAPIFAVVMRSASSPKVLECHGFICKSTEDAIVIAATLYQSLMAHVSSSSRRSTQRRAPRQQNGVSCISIASSSALASSNYLSRSQIVPSASGRRSSFRGSASGAPSRSGRKKRVSNSSLSSHSNVINETAELETSTEERRRKSHKSKRAPPVPTTVPGLGNHRSGGGGGPSRSGSIVCGNGHVTRLHQSAHHGKKTSVGSELSATVDVAPANGDILTRVAIPRSGSFLNTGGLTRYKSRAARRHSGKLGGGGGGGGGFGLVDWHRLNCASSSPLGFSELFNEFRLHENLHSLDDILYAIIDADGMSFNDLKPIYKEFLLKLAVTLTQDELFQRSKNIMRRQKKKKQKRKASVNGSQKKAKTSFFGTKSLKKVLQLGQFRSCRGKLAKPTVKESTLDSKGKPRISSPIIIGPPINHSHAQQQHQRNRAATSGSDVSVVRNEHTQGLNRNSSSGYVSCSECSYDSESCACASADRCYCSLRTEHLNHKLRQKNERTMALASPTRKPSNGAVLPTNTAGTAANNRHSLISCRSDDKCYCSMVEEEPASSMERDSANNTHTETTTSCDSDSCVSASKCYCKRTHRRQRSAAAAAISEDSLSQQQRKSRPGNAGAGGARKGKSAEKLGLDYELFSISGSGQPVQPHEALSVKKSVEAAAVFADMKLSQTTDIKSLCPPKGPGSRIGNGSCRSYASSRRSSYRTRESFSTDRLGGGLPPPMPLGSGMGLAGGGSADNLLANLKAMEAKAASIRSTASRSRMGSYQSMRAVSASLEDSLGYLP is encoded by the exons ATGGTCACCTGCAAGGTGGACTCTCAGACCGCGGTCGCTGTGCCCAAAATGAACTCGGTCCGGACCCGTGGAAAGCCCCCCGCCgccggcagcaacagcaatagcaactcCTCCGGCTTTCGGCTCCTGGACGGCGACCAGCTCGAAAACAATTCGAGTGTCAGCCGCAACTCGATCTACAAACTGAAGATCGATCTCATGTTTGACGATTCCAG ATCCATGCGAAGCAGCCGCCTTGACGATCCCCGTGGATCGCATCGCACCCGCTCCATCATCATGTATGGGCGCAGTGAGTTGGCCAGCACCTCGGGCGACACGCCGCGCTCCCTGAGCAGCTTCCTGCAGGACAACCAGCAGGGAATGGGTCAGGGTCAGGGGCAGACGGCCAAGGTGCTGGCCGAGGCGGCCAAGAAGGACGTGCAGCGGATCAGCAACAGTGTGCAGGCCCAGATCGAGCAGATGTTCACGGACGTGGCCAAAGATGCGACCAGCAGCTTCGATGTCACCTGTCTAGGTTCGCTGCCACTGAAGGACAAGGTGACCAGTCTGCAGGGCCTGCAGGAGCCACTGCGTCAGCTGTACCTCAGTGAGGTGACCAAGAAG AAGCTCAACTCTGGATCGCTGGATATCTGTGCCACCGGACTGAGAGTGAAGATCAGCGCTCTGGCCATCTCAAATGGAGCGGCTGCTCCGGAGGAGAACGAGGCCCTCATAACGCCCTTCCACAACATTGCCGTGTGGTCGGCGGTGAAGTTCGTCATATCTGACGACGATGGTGGTGCCGCCTTTCTGCCCCTGATCACCGATCCAGAAAATATCGACAAGACTGCCCTGTTCCAGCCACTCAG CTCCAGCGAGCAGCTGGCGGTGGAGCACAGCATCCATGTGCACGCGCCCATTTTCGCGGTGGTAATGCGGTCGGCCAGTTCACCCAAGGTGCTCGAGTGCCATGGTTTCATTTGCAAGAGCACCGAGGACGCCATAGTGATCGCGGCCACGCTCTACCAGAGTCTGATGGCTCACGTAAGCAGCAGTTCCCGGCGGAGCACCCAGCGGAGGGCACCGCGTCAACAGAACGGAGTTAGTTGCATCAGCATCGCCAGCAGCTCGGCATTGGCCAGCTCAAACTACCTGTCGCGGTCGCAGATTGTGCCTAGTGCCTCTGGACGTCGCAGCTCCTTCCGGGGCAGTGCCAGTGGTGCTCCATCCCGTTCTGGTCGAAAGAAGCGGGTGTCCAATAGCTCTCTAAGCTCACACAGTAATGTCATCAACGAGACGGCAGAGTTGGAAACGTCGACGGAGGAGCGCAGGCGCAAATCCCACAAGTCTAAGCGAGCTCCTCCGGTTCCCACAACCGTTCCTGGTTTGGGTAACCACAGaagcggcggaggaggagggcCATCGCGAAGTGGCAGCATTGTATGTGGCAATGGTCATGTGACCCGGCTGCATCAAAGCGCTCATCACGGCAAGAAGACTTCCGTGGGTTCGGAACTATCTGCCACTGTCGACGTGGCACCCGCCAACGGGGACATACTCACGCGTGTGGCCATTCCCAGATCCGGCAGCTTTCTCAACACCGGAGGACTGACACGCTACAAGTCGCGGGCGGCGAGACGCCATTCCGGCAAGCTAGGCggtggaggcggcggcggaggagg GTTTGGTCTGGTTGATTGGCATCGCTTGAATTGTGCTTCTAGTTCCCCACTTGGTTTCAGCGAACTGTTTAACGAATTTCGCCTGCACGAGAACCTGCACTCGCTGGACGACATCCTGTACGCCATCATCGACGCGGACGGCATGTCCTTCAACGATCTAAAGCCCATCTACAAGGAGTTTCTGCTGAAGCTGGCTGTCACACTGACCCAGGATGAGCTCTTCCAGCGTTCCAAGAACATCATGAGGCGccagaagaaaaagaagcagaaGCGCAAGGCTAGTGTTAATGGATCACAG AAGAAAGCAAAGACGAGTTTTTTCGGCACAAAGAGTTTGAAGAAGGTGCTCCAACTGGGCCAGTTTCGCTCGTGCCGCGGCAAGTTGGCAAAGCCGACGGTGAAGGAGTCCACGCTAGACAGCAAGGGCAAGCCCAGGATCAGTTCGCCCATCATCATTGGACCGCCCATCAACCACAGCCACgcccagcaacagcaccagcgGAATAGGGCGGCCACAAGCGGTTCCGATGTCTCCGTGGTGCGGAACGAGCACACCCAAGGACTCAAtcgaaacagcagcagcgg ATACGTGTCCTGTTCTGAGTGCAGCTATGACTCCGAGTCCTGCGCCTGCGCCTCCGCCGATCGCTGCTACTGCAGCCTACGAACGGAGCACCTGAACCACAAGTTGCGCCAGAAGAATGAACGGACCATGGCCCTGGCCTCACCCACGCGAAAGCCCTCGAACGGAGCTGTCCTGCCAACCAATACAGCAGGAACTGCAGCCAACAACCGGCACTCGTTGATATCCTGCCGCTCGGACGACAAGTGTTACTGCTCCAtggtggaggaggagccgGCCAGCTCGATGGAACGCGACTCGGCCAACAACACGCACACGGAAACCACTACATCGTGTGACTCCGACAGCTGTGTGAGCGCCAGCAAATGCTATTGCAAGCGAACCCATCGTCGCCAGCGATCCGCGGCGGCGGCAGCCATCAGCGAGGATTCCCTGTCGCAACAGCAGCGCAAATCCCGCCCAGGCAACGCAGGAGCTGGAGGGGCACGCAAGGGAAAGTCTGCGGAGAAGTTGGGCCTGGACTACGAGCTCTTTAGCATCAGCGGAAGCGGTCAACCGGTGCAGCCGCACGAGGCACTGAGCGTGAAGAAGAGcgtggaggcggcggcggtcTTTGCGGACATGAAGCTCAGCCAGACGACTGACATTAAAAGCCTGTGCCCACCGAAGGGTCCTGGATCGAGGATTGGCAATGGTAGCTGTCGGTCGTACGCCTCTTCCAGAAGGTCCTCGTACCGCACCCGCGAATCCTTTAGCACGGATCGGTTGGGTGGAGGCCTCCCACCGCCGATGCCTCTGGGCAGTGGCATGGGTTTGGCGGGCGGAGGAAGTGCCGACAATCTGCTGGCGAATCTAAAGGCCATGGAGGCCAAGGCCGCCTCCATTCGTAGCACCGCCAGCAGGAGCCGCATGGGCAGCTATCAGTCGATGCGGGCGGTCAGCGCCTCGCTAGAGGATTCGCTGGGTTACTTGCCATAG
- the CG14395 gene encoding uncharacterized protein, isoform I — MVTCKVDSQTAVAVPKMNSVRTRGKPPAAGSNSNSNSSGFRLLDGDQLENNSSVSRNSIYKLKIDLMFDDSRSMRSSRLDDPRGSHRTRSIIMYGRSELASTSGDTPRSLSSFLQDNQQGMGQGQGQTAKVLAEAAKKDVQRISNSVQAQIEQMFTDVAKDATSSFDVTCLGSLPLKDKVTSLQGLQEPLRQLYLSEVTKKKLNSGSLDICATGLRVKISALAISNGAAAPEENEALITPFHNIAVWSAVKFVISDDDGGAAFLPLITDPENIDKTALFQPLSSSEQLAVEHSIHVHAPIFAVVMRSASSPKVLECHGFICKSTEDAIVIAATLYQSLMAHVSSSSRRSTQRRAPRQQNGVSCISIASSSALASSNYLSRSQIVPSASGRRSSFRGSASGAPSRSGRKKRVSNSSLSSHSNVINETAELETSTEERRRKSHKSKRAPPVPTTVPGLGNHRSGGGGGPSRSGSIVCGNGHVTRLHQSAHHGKKTSVGSELSATVDVAPANGDILTRVAIPRSGSFLNTGGLTRYKSRAARRHSGKLGGGGGGGGGSPLGFSELFNEFRLHENLHSLDDILYAIIDADGMSFNDLKPIYKEFLLKLAVTLTQDELFQRSKNIMRRQKKKKQKRKASVNGSQKKAKTSFFGTKSLKKVLQLGQFRSCRGKLAKPTVKESTLDSKGKPRISSPIIIGPPINHSHAQQQHQRNRAATSGSDVSVVRNEHTQGLNRNSSSGYVSTIRYVSCSECSYDSESCACASADRCYCSLRTEHLNHKLRQKNERTMALASPTRKPSNGAVLPTNTAGTAANNRHSLISCRSDDKCYCSMVEEEPASSMERDSANNTHTETTTSCDSDSCVSASKCYCKRTHRRQRSAAAAAISEDSLSQQQRKSRPGNAGAGGARKGKSAEKLGLDYELFSISGSGQPVQPHEALSVKKSVEAAAVFADMKLSQTTDIKSLCPPKGPGSRIGNGSCRSYASSRRSSYRTRESFSTDRLGGGLPPPMPLGSGMGLAGGGSADNLLANLKAMEAKAASIRSTASRSRMGSYQSMRAVSASLEDSLGYLP; from the exons ATGGTCACCTGCAAGGTGGACTCTCAGACCGCGGTCGCTGTGCCCAAAATGAACTCGGTCCGGACCCGTGGAAAGCCCCCCGCCgccggcagcaacagcaatagcaactcCTCCGGCTTTCGGCTCCTGGACGGCGACCAGCTCGAAAACAATTCGAGTGTCAGCCGCAACTCGATCTACAAACTGAAGATCGATCTCATGTTTGACGATTCCAG ATCCATGCGAAGCAGCCGCCTTGACGATCCCCGTGGATCGCATCGCACCCGCTCCATCATCATGTATGGGCGCAGTGAGTTGGCCAGCACCTCGGGCGACACGCCGCGCTCCCTGAGCAGCTTCCTGCAGGACAACCAGCAGGGAATGGGTCAGGGTCAGGGGCAGACGGCCAAGGTGCTGGCCGAGGCGGCCAAGAAGGACGTGCAGCGGATCAGCAACAGTGTGCAGGCCCAGATCGAGCAGATGTTCACGGACGTGGCCAAAGATGCGACCAGCAGCTTCGATGTCACCTGTCTAGGTTCGCTGCCACTGAAGGACAAGGTGACCAGTCTGCAGGGCCTGCAGGAGCCACTGCGTCAGCTGTACCTCAGTGAGGTGACCAAGAAG AAGCTCAACTCTGGATCGCTGGATATCTGTGCCACCGGACTGAGAGTGAAGATCAGCGCTCTGGCCATCTCAAATGGAGCGGCTGCTCCGGAGGAGAACGAGGCCCTCATAACGCCCTTCCACAACATTGCCGTGTGGTCGGCGGTGAAGTTCGTCATATCTGACGACGATGGTGGTGCCGCCTTTCTGCCCCTGATCACCGATCCAGAAAATATCGACAAGACTGCCCTGTTCCAGCCACTCAG CTCCAGCGAGCAGCTGGCGGTGGAGCACAGCATCCATGTGCACGCGCCCATTTTCGCGGTGGTAATGCGGTCGGCCAGTTCACCCAAGGTGCTCGAGTGCCATGGTTTCATTTGCAAGAGCACCGAGGACGCCATAGTGATCGCGGCCACGCTCTACCAGAGTCTGATGGCTCACGTAAGCAGCAGTTCCCGGCGGAGCACCCAGCGGAGGGCACCGCGTCAACAGAACGGAGTTAGTTGCATCAGCATCGCCAGCAGCTCGGCATTGGCCAGCTCAAACTACCTGTCGCGGTCGCAGATTGTGCCTAGTGCCTCTGGACGTCGCAGCTCCTTCCGGGGCAGTGCCAGTGGTGCTCCATCCCGTTCTGGTCGAAAGAAGCGGGTGTCCAATAGCTCTCTAAGCTCACACAGTAATGTCATCAACGAGACGGCAGAGTTGGAAACGTCGACGGAGGAGCGCAGGCGCAAATCCCACAAGTCTAAGCGAGCTCCTCCGGTTCCCACAACCGTTCCTGGTTTGGGTAACCACAGaagcggcggaggaggagggcCATCGCGAAGTGGCAGCATTGTATGTGGCAATGGTCATGTGACCCGGCTGCATCAAAGCGCTCATCACGGCAAGAAGACTTCCGTGGGTTCGGAACTATCTGCCACTGTCGACGTGGCACCCGCCAACGGGGACATACTCACGCGTGTGGCCATTCCCAGATCCGGCAGCTTTCTCAACACCGGAGGACTGACACGCTACAAGTCGCGGGCGGCGAGACGCCATTCCGGCAAGCTAGGCggtggaggcggcggcggaggagg TTCCCCACTTGGTTTCAGCGAACTGTTTAACGAATTTCGCCTGCACGAGAACCTGCACTCGCTGGACGACATCCTGTACGCCATCATCGACGCGGACGGCATGTCCTTCAACGATCTAAAGCCCATCTACAAGGAGTTTCTGCTGAAGCTGGCTGTCACACTGACCCAGGATGAGCTCTTCCAGCGTTCCAAGAACATCATGAGGCGccagaagaaaaagaagcagaaGCGCAAGGCTAGTGTTAATGGATCACAG AAGAAAGCAAAGACGAGTTTTTTCGGCACAAAGAGTTTGAAGAAGGTGCTCCAACTGGGCCAGTTTCGCTCGTGCCGCGGCAAGTTGGCAAAGCCGACGGTGAAGGAGTCCACGCTAGACAGCAAGGGCAAGCCCAGGATCAGTTCGCCCATCATCATTGGACCGCCCATCAACCACAGCCACgcccagcaacagcaccagcgGAATAGGGCGGCCACAAGCGGTTCCGATGTCTCCGTGGTGCGGAACGAGCACACCCAAGGACTCAAtcgaaacagcagcagcgggtACGTTTCCACCATTAG ATACGTGTCCTGTTCTGAGTGCAGCTATGACTCCGAGTCCTGCGCCTGCGCCTCCGCCGATCGCTGCTACTGCAGCCTACGAACGGAGCACCTGAACCACAAGTTGCGCCAGAAGAATGAACGGACCATGGCCCTGGCCTCACCCACGCGAAAGCCCTCGAACGGAGCTGTCCTGCCAACCAATACAGCAGGAACTGCAGCCAACAACCGGCACTCGTTGATATCCTGCCGCTCGGACGACAAGTGTTACTGCTCCAtggtggaggaggagccgGCCAGCTCGATGGAACGCGACTCGGCCAACAACACGCACACGGAAACCACTACATCGTGTGACTCCGACAGCTGTGTGAGCGCCAGCAAATGCTATTGCAAGCGAACCCATCGTCGCCAGCGATCCGCGGCGGCGGCAGCCATCAGCGAGGATTCCCTGTCGCAACAGCAGCGCAAATCCCGCCCAGGCAACGCAGGAGCTGGAGGGGCACGCAAGGGAAAGTCTGCGGAGAAGTTGGGCCTGGACTACGAGCTCTTTAGCATCAGCGGAAGCGGTCAACCGGTGCAGCCGCACGAGGCACTGAGCGTGAAGAAGAGcgtggaggcggcggcggtcTTTGCGGACATGAAGCTCAGCCAGACGACTGACATTAAAAGCCTGTGCCCACCGAAGGGTCCTGGATCGAGGATTGGCAATGGTAGCTGTCGGTCGTACGCCTCTTCCAGAAGGTCCTCGTACCGCACCCGCGAATCCTTTAGCACGGATCGGTTGGGTGGAGGCCTCCCACCGCCGATGCCTCTGGGCAGTGGCATGGGTTTGGCGGGCGGAGGAAGTGCCGACAATCTGCTGGCGAATCTAAAGGCCATGGAGGCCAAGGCCGCCTCCATTCGTAGCACCGCCAGCAGGAGCCGCATGGGCAGCTATCAGTCGATGCGGGCGGTCAGCGCCTCGCTAGAGGATTCGCTGGGTTACTTGCCATAG
- the CG14395 gene encoding uncharacterized protein, isoform H has translation MVTCKVDSQTAVAVPKMNSVRTRGKPPAAGSNSNSNSSGFRLLDGDQLENNSSVSRNSIYKLKIDLMFDDSRSMRSSRLDDPRGSHRTRSIIMYGRSELASTSGDTPRSLSSFLQDNQQGMGQGQGQTAKVLAEAAKKDVQRISNSVQAQIEQMFTDVAKDATSSFDVTCLGSLPLKDKVTSLQGLQEPLRQLYLSEVTKKKLNSGSLDICATGLRVKISALAISNGAAAPEENEALITPFHNIAVWSAVKFVISDDDGGAAFLPLITDPENIDKTALFQPLSSSEQLAVEHSIHVHAPIFAVVMRSASSPKVLECHGFICKSTEDAIVIAATLYQSLMAHVSSSSRRSTQRRAPRQQNGVSCISIASSSALASSNYLSRSQIVPSASGRRSSFRGSASGAPSRSGRKKRVSNSSLSSHSNVINETAELETSTEERRRKSHKSKRAPPVPTTVPGLGNHRSGGGGGPSRSGSIVCGNGHVTRLHQSAHHGKKTSVGSELSATVDVAPANGDILTRVAIPRSGSFLNTGGLTRYKSRAARRHSGKLGGGGGGGGGSPLGFSELFNEFRLHENLHSLDDILYAIIDADGMSFNDLKPIYKEFLLKLAVTLTQDELFQRSKNIMRRQKKKKQKRKASVNGSQKKAKTSFFGTKSLKKVLQLGQFRSCRGKLAKPTVKESTLDSKGKPRISSPIIIGPPINHSHAQQQHQRNRAATSGSDVSVVRNEHTQGLNRNSSSGYVSCSECSYDSESCACASADRCYCSLRTEHLNHKLRQKNERTMALASPTRKPSNGAVLPTNTAGTAANNRHSLISCRSDDKCYCSMVEEEPASSMERDSANNTHTETTTSCDSDSCVSASKCYCKRTHRRQRSAAAAAISEDSLSQQQRKSRPGNAGAGGARKGKSAEKLGLDYELFSISGSGQPVQPHEALSVKKSVEAAAVFADMKLSQTTDIKSLCPPKGPGSRIGNGSCRSYASSRRSSYRTRESFSTDRLGGGLPPPMPLGSGMGLAGGGSADNLLANLKAMEAKAASIRSTASRSRMGSYQSMRAVSASLEDSLGYLP, from the exons ATGGTCACCTGCAAGGTGGACTCTCAGACCGCGGTCGCTGTGCCCAAAATGAACTCGGTCCGGACCCGTGGAAAGCCCCCCGCCgccggcagcaacagcaatagcaactcCTCCGGCTTTCGGCTCCTGGACGGCGACCAGCTCGAAAACAATTCGAGTGTCAGCCGCAACTCGATCTACAAACTGAAGATCGATCTCATGTTTGACGATTCCAG ATCCATGCGAAGCAGCCGCCTTGACGATCCCCGTGGATCGCATCGCACCCGCTCCATCATCATGTATGGGCGCAGTGAGTTGGCCAGCACCTCGGGCGACACGCCGCGCTCCCTGAGCAGCTTCCTGCAGGACAACCAGCAGGGAATGGGTCAGGGTCAGGGGCAGACGGCCAAGGTGCTGGCCGAGGCGGCCAAGAAGGACGTGCAGCGGATCAGCAACAGTGTGCAGGCCCAGATCGAGCAGATGTTCACGGACGTGGCCAAAGATGCGACCAGCAGCTTCGATGTCACCTGTCTAGGTTCGCTGCCACTGAAGGACAAGGTGACCAGTCTGCAGGGCCTGCAGGAGCCACTGCGTCAGCTGTACCTCAGTGAGGTGACCAAGAAG AAGCTCAACTCTGGATCGCTGGATATCTGTGCCACCGGACTGAGAGTGAAGATCAGCGCTCTGGCCATCTCAAATGGAGCGGCTGCTCCGGAGGAGAACGAGGCCCTCATAACGCCCTTCCACAACATTGCCGTGTGGTCGGCGGTGAAGTTCGTCATATCTGACGACGATGGTGGTGCCGCCTTTCTGCCCCTGATCACCGATCCAGAAAATATCGACAAGACTGCCCTGTTCCAGCCACTCAG CTCCAGCGAGCAGCTGGCGGTGGAGCACAGCATCCATGTGCACGCGCCCATTTTCGCGGTGGTAATGCGGTCGGCCAGTTCACCCAAGGTGCTCGAGTGCCATGGTTTCATTTGCAAGAGCACCGAGGACGCCATAGTGATCGCGGCCACGCTCTACCAGAGTCTGATGGCTCACGTAAGCAGCAGTTCCCGGCGGAGCACCCAGCGGAGGGCACCGCGTCAACAGAACGGAGTTAGTTGCATCAGCATCGCCAGCAGCTCGGCATTGGCCAGCTCAAACTACCTGTCGCGGTCGCAGATTGTGCCTAGTGCCTCTGGACGTCGCAGCTCCTTCCGGGGCAGTGCCAGTGGTGCTCCATCCCGTTCTGGTCGAAAGAAGCGGGTGTCCAATAGCTCTCTAAGCTCACACAGTAATGTCATCAACGAGACGGCAGAGTTGGAAACGTCGACGGAGGAGCGCAGGCGCAAATCCCACAAGTCTAAGCGAGCTCCTCCGGTTCCCACAACCGTTCCTGGTTTGGGTAACCACAGaagcggcggaggaggagggcCATCGCGAAGTGGCAGCATTGTATGTGGCAATGGTCATGTGACCCGGCTGCATCAAAGCGCTCATCACGGCAAGAAGACTTCCGTGGGTTCGGAACTATCTGCCACTGTCGACGTGGCACCCGCCAACGGGGACATACTCACGCGTGTGGCCATTCCCAGATCCGGCAGCTTTCTCAACACCGGAGGACTGACACGCTACAAGTCGCGGGCGGCGAGACGCCATTCCGGCAAGCTAGGCggtggaggcggcggcggaggagg TTCCCCACTTGGTTTCAGCGAACTGTTTAACGAATTTCGCCTGCACGAGAACCTGCACTCGCTGGACGACATCCTGTACGCCATCATCGACGCGGACGGCATGTCCTTCAACGATCTAAAGCCCATCTACAAGGAGTTTCTGCTGAAGCTGGCTGTCACACTGACCCAGGATGAGCTCTTCCAGCGTTCCAAGAACATCATGAGGCGccagaagaaaaagaagcagaaGCGCAAGGCTAGTGTTAATGGATCACAG AAGAAAGCAAAGACGAGTTTTTTCGGCACAAAGAGTTTGAAGAAGGTGCTCCAACTGGGCCAGTTTCGCTCGTGCCGCGGCAAGTTGGCAAAGCCGACGGTGAAGGAGTCCACGCTAGACAGCAAGGGCAAGCCCAGGATCAGTTCGCCCATCATCATTGGACCGCCCATCAACCACAGCCACgcccagcaacagcaccagcgGAATAGGGCGGCCACAAGCGGTTCCGATGTCTCCGTGGTGCGGAACGAGCACACCCAAGGACTCAAtcgaaacagcagcagcgg ATACGTGTCCTGTTCTGAGTGCAGCTATGACTCCGAGTCCTGCGCCTGCGCCTCCGCCGATCGCTGCTACTGCAGCCTACGAACGGAGCACCTGAACCACAAGTTGCGCCAGAAGAATGAACGGACCATGGCCCTGGCCTCACCCACGCGAAAGCCCTCGAACGGAGCTGTCCTGCCAACCAATACAGCAGGAACTGCAGCCAACAACCGGCACTCGTTGATATCCTGCCGCTCGGACGACAAGTGTTACTGCTCCAtggtggaggaggagccgGCCAGCTCGATGGAACGCGACTCGGCCAACAACACGCACACGGAAACCACTACATCGTGTGACTCCGACAGCTGTGTGAGCGCCAGCAAATGCTATTGCAAGCGAACCCATCGTCGCCAGCGATCCGCGGCGGCGGCAGCCATCAGCGAGGATTCCCTGTCGCAACAGCAGCGCAAATCCCGCCCAGGCAACGCAGGAGCTGGAGGGGCACGCAAGGGAAAGTCTGCGGAGAAGTTGGGCCTGGACTACGAGCTCTTTAGCATCAGCGGAAGCGGTCAACCGGTGCAGCCGCACGAGGCACTGAGCGTGAAGAAGAGcgtggaggcggcggcggtcTTTGCGGACATGAAGCTCAGCCAGACGACTGACATTAAAAGCCTGTGCCCACCGAAGGGTCCTGGATCGAGGATTGGCAATGGTAGCTGTCGGTCGTACGCCTCTTCCAGAAGGTCCTCGTACCGCACCCGCGAATCCTTTAGCACGGATCGGTTGGGTGGAGGCCTCCCACCGCCGATGCCTCTGGGCAGTGGCATGGGTTTGGCGGGCGGAGGAAGTGCCGACAATCTGCTGGCGAATCTAAAGGCCATGGAGGCCAAGGCCGCCTCCATTCGTAGCACCGCCAGCAGGAGCCGCATGGGCAGCTATCAGTCGATGCGGGCGGTCAGCGCCTCGCTAGAGGATTCGCTGGGTTACTTGCCATAG